One part of the Paraburkholderia flagellata genome encodes these proteins:
- a CDS encoding YceI family protein: MPLNKLVLMAVGAAAVSLAAQLAHAADTYQLDPNHTFPSFEADHFGGLSTWRGKFTKTTGTVTLDRAAKTGTVDVTIDPASIQTGNPKLDEHLVGDDFLDVAKYPTATYKGTRIVFDGDTPKEVIGEFTLHGVTRPLKLEIESFKCMQHPVLKREVCGVEAEAAFNRDDFGMDSGKKYGFKMKTTLHIQTEGIKQ, from the coding sequence ATGCCTTTGAACAAGCTCGTACTGATGGCCGTTGGGGCCGCCGCGGTATCGCTCGCAGCCCAGTTGGCGCACGCCGCCGATACTTACCAGCTCGATCCGAACCACACGTTTCCGAGCTTCGAGGCCGACCACTTCGGTGGCCTTTCCACGTGGCGCGGCAAGTTCACGAAGACCACGGGCACGGTCACGCTGGACCGCGCGGCGAAAACGGGCACCGTGGACGTGACGATCGATCCGGCATCGATCCAGACCGGCAATCCGAAGCTCGACGAGCACCTGGTGGGCGACGACTTTCTCGATGTCGCGAAGTACCCCACCGCCACCTACAAGGGCACGCGCATTGTCTTCGACGGCGACACGCCCAAGGAGGTGATCGGCGAGTTCACGTTGCACGGCGTGACGCGGCCGCTCAAGCTCGAGATCGAATCGTTCAAGTGCATGCAGCACCCCGTGCTCAAGCGCGAGGTGTGCGGCGTGGAGGCCGAGGCCGCATTCAACCGCGACGACTTCGGCATGGACTCGGGCAAGAAGTACGGCTTCAAGATGAAGACCACGCTGCACATCCAGACCGAAGGCATCAAGCAGTAG
- the secF gene encoding protein translocase subunit SecF — protein sequence MEFFRIRKDIPFMKHALIFNAISLITFIAAVFFLFHRGLHLSIEFTGGTVIEVQYPQAVPLEPLRDSLTKIGYGDAQVQNFGTSRDVLIRLPLKAGLSSAQQSDQVMSTLKAADPQVQLQRVEFVGPQVGKELATDGLLALACVVAGIVIYLSFRFEWKYAVAGVIANLHDVVIILGFFAFFQWEFSLSVLAAVLAVLGYSVNESVVIFDRIRETFRRERKMSVADVINHAITSTMSRTIITHGCTQMMVLSMFFFGGPTLHYFALALTVGILFGIYSSVFVAAALAMWLGVKREDLVKDKKEKFDPNDPNAGAQV from the coding sequence ATGGAATTTTTCCGCATCCGCAAAGACATCCCGTTCATGAAGCACGCGTTGATCTTCAACGCGATCTCGCTCATTACCTTCATTGCGGCGGTGTTCTTCCTCTTCCACCGTGGCTTGCATCTGTCGATCGAGTTCACGGGCGGCACGGTCATCGAAGTGCAGTACCCGCAGGCGGTGCCGCTCGAGCCGCTGCGCGACTCACTCACGAAGATCGGCTACGGCGACGCCCAGGTGCAGAACTTCGGCACTTCGCGCGACGTGCTGATCCGCCTGCCGCTCAAGGCGGGCCTGAGTTCGGCGCAGCAGAGCGACCAGGTGATGTCCACGCTCAAGGCGGCGGACCCGCAAGTGCAATTGCAGCGCGTGGAGTTCGTCGGCCCGCAGGTCGGCAAGGAACTCGCCACCGACGGCCTGCTCGCGCTCGCCTGCGTGGTGGCGGGCATCGTCATCTACCTGTCGTTCCGCTTCGAATGGAAGTACGCCGTGGCCGGCGTGATCGCGAACTTGCACGACGTCGTGATCATTTTGGGCTTCTTCGCGTTCTTCCAGTGGGAGTTCTCGCTCTCGGTGCTCGCGGCTGTGCTCGCCGTGCTCGGCTACTCGGTGAACGAATCGGTCGTTATCTTCGACCGGATTCGCGAGACCTTCCGCCGCGAGCGCAAGATGAGCGTCGCCGACGTCATCAACCACGCGATCACGAGCACGATGTCGCGAACCATCATCACGCACGGCTGTACGCAAATGATGGTGCTCTCGATGTTCTTCTTCGGCGGCCCGACGCTGCACTACTTTGCGCTGGCGCTGACGGTGGGTATTCTCTTCGGCATCTACTCGTCGGTGTTCGTCGCGGCGGCGCTCGCGATGTGGCTCGGCGTGAAGCGCGAAGACCTCGTGAAGGACAAGAAAGAAAAGTTCGATCCGAACGATCCGAACGCGGGCGCGCAGGTTTAA